One stretch of Streptomyces peucetius DNA includes these proteins:
- a CDS encoding ATP-binding cassette domain-containing protein has translation MTYAIQAEGLAKRFKETEALAGVDLAARTGSVLGLLGPNGAGKTTAVRIFATLLTPDAGRATVAGHDVVREAGAVRSLIGLTGQYAAVDENLTGTENLLLIGRLLGLPRRESRARAAELLDRFRLGDAAGRAVKTFSGGMRRRLDLAASLVGRPSILFLDEPTTGLDPHSRGELWDMLRALIADGATALLTTQYLNEADLLADDIVVIDKGRVIAEGTPDALKSEVGGQVLQVRPVAADDLARTHALVAKAAGTQTQIEGESVIVPVKDTELMPAVVRTLDREGIAVGELTLRRSSLDEVFLALTGHRAEPQKESDQPDKSAREADEAGHVDDEQRRETAVSPT, from the coding sequence ATGACGTACGCGATCCAGGCAGAAGGTTTGGCCAAGCGTTTCAAGGAGACCGAAGCGCTGGCAGGTGTCGACCTGGCGGCCCGCACCGGTTCGGTGCTGGGGCTGCTCGGGCCGAACGGGGCGGGGAAGACGACGGCCGTACGGATCTTCGCCACGCTCCTGACGCCCGACGCGGGACGGGCCACCGTGGCGGGCCATGACGTCGTCCGGGAGGCCGGTGCGGTGCGCTCCCTCATCGGCCTCACCGGACAGTACGCGGCAGTCGACGAGAATCTGACCGGCACGGAGAATCTGCTGCTCATCGGCCGACTGCTCGGTCTGCCGAGACGGGAGTCCAGGGCACGGGCCGCCGAGCTGCTGGACCGGTTCAGGCTCGGCGACGCGGCGGGCCGGGCCGTGAAGACCTTCTCCGGCGGTATGCGGCGCCGGCTGGACCTGGCGGCGAGCCTGGTCGGCCGGCCGAGCATCCTCTTCCTGGACGAGCCCACCACGGGCCTGGACCCGCACAGCCGCGGAGAGCTGTGGGACATGCTGCGCGCCCTGATAGCCGACGGCGCGACCGCGCTGCTGACCACCCAGTATCTGAACGAGGCGGATCTGCTCGCCGACGACATCGTGGTCATCGACAAGGGCCGCGTCATCGCCGAAGGCACTCCGGACGCCCTGAAGTCCGAGGTCGGTGGACAGGTCCTGCAGGTGAGGCCGGTCGCCGCGGACGACCTGGCGCGTACGCACGCGCTGGTGGCCAAGGCGGCGGGGACGCAGACGCAGATCGAGGGCGAGTCGGTCATCGTGCCCGTCAAGGACACCGAGCTGATGCCGGCGGTGGTGCGCACGCTCGACCGCGAGGGGATAGCCGTGGGCGAGCTGACGCTGCGCCGGTCGTCGCTGGACGAGGTGTTCCTGGCCCTGACCGGCCACCGGGCCGAGCCGCAGAAGGAGTCCGACCAGCCCGACAAGTCCGCCCGCGAAGCGGACGAGGCCGGCCACGTGGACGACGAGCAGAGGAGGGAGACGGCGGTGAGTCCGACATGA
- the glmS gene encoding glutamine--fructose-6-phosphate transaminase (isomerizing) — protein sequence MCGIVGYVGGQSALDVVIAGLKRLEYRGYDSAGVAVLADGGLAPAKKAGKLVNLEKELVERPLPSGSTGIGHTRWATHGGPTDLNAHPHLDNAGRVAVVHNGIIENFAALRGELAERGHDLRSETDTEVVAHLLAESFSSTGDLADSMRMVCRQLEGAFTLVAVHADEPDVVVGARRNSPLVVGVGEGESFLASDVAAFIAHTRSAIELGQDQVVELRRDAVTVTGFDGEPAEVHSYHVDWDASAAEKGGYDYFMLKEIAEQPKAVADTLLGRIGASGELTLDEVRIPQSVLREADKVVIVACGTAFHAGLIAKYAIEHWTRIPCEVELASEFRYRDPILDPRTLVIAISQSGETMDTLMALRHAREQGAKVLAICNTNGSTIPRESDAVLYTHAGPEVAVASTKAFLTQLVACYLLALYLGQVRGTKWADEIRAVVRDLAQISGQVERVLETMEPVRELARSLADKNTVLFLGRHVGYPVALEGALKLKELAYMHAEGFAAGELKHGPIALIDKDLPVVVVVPSPRGRSVLHDKIVSNIQEIRARGARTIVIAEEGDEAVVPYADHLVRIPATPTLLQPMVAAVPLQVFACELATARGNEVDQPRNLAKSVTVE from the coding sequence ATGTGCGGAATCGTGGGTTACGTCGGCGGACAGTCGGCGCTCGATGTGGTCATCGCCGGGCTGAAGCGGCTCGAGTACCGCGGCTACGACTCGGCCGGAGTCGCGGTACTCGCCGACGGGGGGCTCGCCCCGGCGAAGAAGGCGGGCAAACTCGTCAATCTGGAGAAGGAACTGGTCGAGCGGCCGCTGCCGAGCGGCTCCACCGGCATCGGCCATACCCGCTGGGCCACCCACGGCGGCCCCACGGACCTCAACGCGCATCCGCACCTCGACAACGCGGGCCGCGTCGCCGTCGTCCACAACGGCATCATCGAGAACTTCGCGGCCCTGCGCGGCGAGCTGGCCGAGCGCGGCCACGACCTCCGGTCGGAGACCGACACCGAGGTCGTGGCCCATCTGCTCGCGGAGTCGTTCTCCTCCACGGGGGACCTCGCGGACTCGATGCGGATGGTGTGCAGACAACTGGAGGGCGCCTTCACGCTGGTCGCGGTCCACGCGGACGAGCCGGACGTGGTGGTGGGCGCCCGGCGGAACTCGCCGCTGGTGGTGGGCGTCGGCGAGGGCGAGTCCTTCCTCGCGTCGGACGTGGCCGCGTTCATCGCCCACACCCGGTCCGCGATCGAGCTGGGCCAGGACCAGGTGGTGGAACTCCGTCGCGACGCCGTGACGGTCACCGGCTTCGACGGAGAGCCCGCGGAGGTCCACTCGTACCACGTCGACTGGGACGCCTCCGCCGCCGAGAAGGGCGGCTACGACTACTTCATGCTCAAGGAGATCGCCGAACAGCCCAAGGCGGTCGCCGACACACTCCTCGGCCGTATCGGCGCGTCCGGCGAGCTGACCCTCGACGAGGTGCGCATCCCGCAGTCCGTGCTGCGCGAGGCGGACAAGGTCGTCATCGTCGCCTGCGGGACCGCCTTCCACGCGGGCCTCATCGCCAAGTACGCCATCGAGCACTGGACCCGCATCCCGTGCGAGGTCGAGCTGGCGAGCGAGTTCCGCTACCGGGACCCGATCCTCGACCCGCGGACACTGGTGATCGCCATCTCGCAGTCCGGCGAGACCATGGACACCCTCATGGCGCTGCGGCACGCGCGTGAACAGGGCGCGAAGGTCCTCGCCATCTGCAACACCAACGGGTCGACGATCCCGAGGGAGTCCGACGCCGTGCTCTACACGCACGCCGGACCCGAGGTCGCCGTCGCCTCCACGAAGGCCTTCCTGACGCAGCTGGTCGCCTGCTACCTGCTGGCGCTCTATCTCGGCCAGGTCCGCGGCACCAAGTGGGCGGACGAGATCCGCGCCGTCGTCCGCGACCTGGCGCAGATCTCCGGCCAGGTCGAACGGGTCCTGGAGACGATGGAACCGGTGCGGGAACTGGCCCGTTCCCTGGCGGACAAGAACACGGTGCTGTTCCTCGGCCGCCATGTGGGCTACCCCGTGGCCCTGGAGGGCGCGCTGAAGCTCAAGGAACTGGCCTACATGCACGCGGAGGGATTCGCCGCGGGCGAGCTCAAGCACGGGCCGATCGCGCTGATCGACAAGGACCTGCCGGTGGTGGTCGTCGTGCCGTCGCCGCGTGGGCGCTCCGTGCTGCACGACAAGATCGTGTCCAACATCCAGGAGATCCGGGCCCGTGGCGCCCGGACCATCGTGATCGCGGAGGAGGGGGACGAGGCGGTTGTGCCGTACGCCGACCATCTGGTCCGCATCCCGGCGACGCCGACGCTGCTCCAGCCGATGGTCGCGGCGGTACCGCTGCAGGTCTTCGCGTGCGAGCTGGCGACGGCCCGCGGCAACGAGGTGGACCAGCCGCGGAACCTGGCGAAGTCCGTGACGGTGGAGTGA
- the alr gene encoding alanine racemase produces MSHTAPPRRTAPLRARAEIDLAALRANVRALRARAPRAALMAVVKSDAYGHGMVPCARAALEAGATWLGTATPHEALTLRDAGIQGRIMCWLWTPGGPWREGIEADLDMSVSGMWALEEVTAAAKEAGRPARVQLKADTGLGRNGCQPADWPELVAAARAAEEDGLVDVTGLWSHFACADEPGHPSIAAQLGVFHDMVDHAEKAGIEPEVRHMANSPATLTIPESHFDLVRTGIAMYGISPSPELGTPADFGLRPVMTLAASVALVKHVPAGHGVSYGHHYVTDAETTLGLIPVGYADGIPRHASGRGPVLVAGEWRRVAGRVAMDQFVVDLGGQRVPEGSEAVLFGPGDRGEPSAEDWAQAADTIAYEIVTRIGTRVPRVHLNEDPEAFETSGKHPHE; encoded by the coding sequence ATGAGCCACACAGCACCGCCCCGCCGAACCGCACCTCTGCGCGCACGGGCCGAGATCGACCTCGCAGCCCTGCGCGCCAACGTGCGCGCCCTGCGCGCCCGCGCCCCGCGGGCCGCGCTGATGGCCGTGGTCAAGTCGGACGCGTACGGCCACGGCATGGTGCCCTGCGCCCGCGCGGCGCTCGAAGCCGGCGCCACCTGGCTCGGTACGGCCACCCCCCACGAGGCGCTCACCCTGCGCGACGCCGGCATCCAGGGCCGGATCATGTGCTGGCTGTGGACGCCCGGCGGACCCTGGCGCGAGGGCATCGAAGCGGACCTCGACATGTCGGTGAGCGGCATGTGGGCGCTCGAAGAGGTGACCGCGGCGGCGAAGGAGGCGGGCCGGCCCGCCCGTGTCCAGCTCAAGGCCGACACCGGCCTCGGGCGCAACGGCTGCCAGCCCGCCGACTGGCCCGAACTCGTCGCCGCAGCCCGCGCCGCCGAGGAGGACGGTCTCGTCGACGTCACCGGCCTGTGGTCCCACTTCGCCTGCGCCGACGAGCCGGGCCACCCCTCGATCGCCGCCCAACTGGGCGTCTTCCACGACATGGTGGACCACGCGGAGAAGGCCGGCATCGAGCCGGAGGTGCGCCACATGGCCAACTCCCCGGCGACGCTCACGATCCCGGAATCGCACTTCGACCTCGTGCGCACCGGCATCGCGATGTACGGCATCTCGCCGAGCCCGGAGCTGGGCACGCCCGCCGACTTCGGGCTGCGCCCCGTGATGACGCTCGCCGCCTCCGTCGCCCTCGTCAAGCACGTACCCGCCGGCCACGGCGTCAGCTACGGCCACCACTACGTCACCGACGCGGAGACCACCCTCGGTCTGATCCCCGTCGGCTACGCGGACGGCATCCCGCGTCACGCCTCCGGCCGCGGACCGGTCCTCGTCGCGGGCGAATGGCGACGGGTGGCCGGACGGGTCGCCATGGACCAGTTCGTCGTGGACCTCGGCGGGCAGCGGGTCCCGGAGGGTTCGGAGGCCGTGCTGTTCGGCCCGGGCGACCGGGGCGAACCGAGCGCCGAGGACTGGGCGCAGGCCGCGGACACCATCGCGTACGAGATCGTCACACGCATCGGTACGCGGGTCCCGCGCGTCCACCTGAACGAGGACCCCGAGGCCTTCGAGACCTCAGGGAAACACCCCCACGAGTAG
- a CDS encoding NAD(P)H-hydrate dehydratase, giving the protein MRTAYSVETVRHAEAQLMARLPEGALMQRAAAGLAAACAGLLGRVYGARIVLLVGSGDNGGDALYAGARLARRGAGVVAVPLARDRVHRGGLTALLAAGGHVADDPFEALASADLVLDGITGIGGHGGLRAEAVPVARAARGSDAAVVAVDLPSGIEADTGQVRGEALRADATVTFGTYKPGLLVDPGKEYAGTVRLVGIGLEDHLPSLPELEALQHADVGRMLPVPAAESDKYRRGVVGVVAGSARYPGAAVLSVAGALRGGSGAVRYVGPAADAVIAHFPETLVHAGPPGKAGRVQAWVVGPGLGDDADAVREVLASDVPVLVDADGLRLLDVAAVRDRQAPTLLTPHAGEAAALLGVAREAVEAARLDSVRELAARFGATVLLKGSTTLVAAPDRERSPVRVNSMGTPWLATAGSGDVLSGLAGSLLAAGLDARDAGSAAAYLHGLAARHAAAQGAPVTATEVAAALPAAWRDVCAG; this is encoded by the coding sequence ATGCGTACTGCGTACAGCGTGGAGACCGTGAGGCACGCCGAGGCACAGCTGATGGCGCGGCTGCCGGAGGGCGCGCTGATGCAGCGCGCCGCCGCCGGGCTGGCCGCCGCCTGTGCCGGGCTGCTGGGCAGGGTGTACGGCGCACGGATCGTGCTGCTCGTCGGCAGCGGTGACAACGGCGGCGACGCCCTGTACGCCGGGGCCCGGCTGGCGCGTCGCGGCGCCGGTGTCGTCGCCGTGCCGCTCGCGCGCGACCGTGTACACCGCGGCGGTCTCACGGCGCTGCTCGCGGCCGGCGGTCATGTCGCCGACGACCCGTTCGAGGCGCTCGCCTCCGCCGACCTGGTGCTCGACGGGATCACCGGCATCGGCGGCCACGGCGGTCTGCGCGCCGAGGCGGTCCCCGTGGCCCGGGCCGCCCGCGGCTCGGACGCCGCGGTCGTCGCCGTCGACCTGCCCAGCGGGATCGAGGCGGACACGGGCCAGGTGCGGGGCGAGGCGCTGCGCGCGGACGCGACCGTCACGTTCGGGACGTACAAGCCGGGGCTGCTCGTCGATCCGGGCAAGGAGTACGCGGGCACCGTGCGGCTCGTGGGCATCGGCCTGGAGGACCACCTGCCGTCCCTGCCGGAGCTGGAGGCACTCCAGCACGCCGACGTGGGCCGGATGCTGCCGGTGCCGGCCGCCGAGAGCGACAAGTACCGGCGCGGGGTCGTCGGCGTCGTCGCCGGTTCCGCGCGCTATCCGGGTGCGGCCGTGCTGTCGGTCGCGGGGGCGCTGCGCGGCGGTTCGGGCGCCGTGCGGTACGTCGGCCCGGCGGCGGACGCGGTGATCGCCCACTTCCCCGAGACCCTGGTCCACGCGGGCCCCCCGGGCAAGGCGGGCCGCGTCCAGGCGTGGGTCGTCGGACCGGGGCTCGGCGACGACGCGGACGCGGTACGGGAGGTCCTCGCCTCCGACGTGCCTGTGCTCGTCGACGCGGACGGACTGCGCCTGCTGGACGTCGCGGCCGTACGCGACCGGCAGGCCCCCACCCTGCTGACCCCGCACGCGGGAGAGGCGGCGGCGCTGCTCGGCGTGGCGCGGGAGGCGGTGGAGGCCGCGCGGCTCGACTCCGTACGCGAACTCGCCGCGCGTTTCGGGGCCACGGTGCTGCTCAAGGGGTCGACGACCCTGGTCGCCGCGCCCGACCGGGAGCGTTCACCGGTCCGGGTCAACTCGATGGGCACTCCGTGGCTGGCCACGGCGGGCAGCGGAGACGTGCTGTCCGGGCTGGCCGGTTCGCTGCTCGCCGCCGGGCTCGACGCGCGGGACGCGGGCTCGGCCGCCGCGTATCTGCACGGGCTGGCGGCCCGTCACGCGGCGGCGCAGGGCGCCCCGGTCACGGCGACGGAGGTGGCGGCGGCGCTCCCGGCGGCATGGCGGGACGTGTGCGCCGGCTGA
- a CDS encoding holo-ACP synthase, translating to MIIGVGIDVAEIDRFAASMKRTPGMAERLFLEQELMLPSGEQRGYASLAARFAAKEALAKALGAPAGLLWTDAEVCVEDSGRPLLRVHGTVAARAAELGVRSWHVSLSHDAGIASAVVIAEG from the coding sequence ATGATCATCGGGGTGGGGATCGACGTGGCGGAGATCGACCGTTTCGCCGCGTCCATGAAGCGGACACCGGGCATGGCCGAAAGGCTCTTCCTGGAACAGGAGTTGATGTTGCCGAGCGGTGAGCAGCGCGGGTACGCCTCCCTCGCGGCGCGGTTCGCGGCGAAGGAGGCCCTGGCGAAGGCTCTCGGCGCACCGGCAGGCCTGCTGTGGACGGACGCCGAGGTGTGTGTGGAGGACTCCGGCCGCCCGCTGCTCCGCGTCCACGGCACGGTCGCCGCCCGCGCCGCCGAACTCGGCGTCCGCTCCTGGCACGTGTCGCTCAGTCACGACGCGGGCATCGCGTCCGCGGTGGTCATCGCCGAGGGGTAG
- a CDS encoding ABC transporter permease: MTATTMPVASGRRPGRVKPLDGLRQTFTMAWRSLVAVKHNPLELVDYSITPIMFVFLFTYVLGGQMAGSPDAYLKYALPGIIVQNTLFMTMYTAMALNTDLTKGVFDRLRSLPITRSAPLVGRIAADLTKHVWAMLLMIGLGLLLGFRVTGGLGGFLLGALLLVVFAAAVSWCAVLIGMLAGDAEKVQAFGFTLIFPITFTSSAFVLVDTMPGWLQAFSDVNPVTHLSDAFRGLLLGGPVGEPVMWSLVWAAGITLVFCPLAMRAYRAKV; encoded by the coding sequence ATGACCGCGACGACGATGCCCGTCGCATCGGGGCGGCGGCCCGGCAGGGTGAAGCCGCTCGACGGGCTGCGGCAGACGTTCACGATGGCGTGGCGCAGCCTGGTGGCCGTCAAGCACAATCCGCTGGAGCTGGTGGACTACAGCATCACGCCGATCATGTTCGTCTTTCTGTTCACCTATGTGCTGGGCGGGCAGATGGCCGGTTCCCCGGACGCGTATCTGAAGTACGCGCTCCCCGGGATCATCGTGCAGAACACCCTGTTCATGACCATGTACACGGCCATGGCGCTCAACACCGACCTGACCAAGGGCGTCTTCGACCGGCTGCGCAGCCTGCCGATCACACGCTCCGCCCCACTCGTCGGCCGGATAGCCGCCGACCTCACCAAGCATGTGTGGGCCATGCTGCTGATGATCGGTCTCGGCCTGCTGCTCGGCTTCCGGGTGACCGGCGGTCTCGGGGGCTTCCTGCTGGGCGCGTTGCTGCTGGTGGTCTTCGCGGCAGCCGTCTCGTGGTGCGCGGTGCTCATCGGGATGCTGGCGGGTGACGCGGAGAAGGTGCAGGCCTTCGGCTTCACGCTCATCTTCCCGATCACGTTCACCAGCAGCGCCTTCGTGCTGGTCGACACGATGCCCGGCTGGCTGCAGGCCTTCAGCGACGTGAACCCGGTGACCCATCTGTCCGACGCGTTCCGCGGCCTGCTCCTCGGCGGCCCCGTGGGAGAGCCGGTGATGTGGTCGCTGGTGTGGGCGGCCGGCATCACGCTGGTGTTCTGTCCCCTGGCGATGCGGGCGTACCGGGCCAAGGTGTGA
- the coaA gene encoding type I pantothenate kinase codes for MITSPPRSAHRRAEHPSTPYVDLTRAEWSALREKTPLPLTAEEVEQLRGLGDVIDLDEVRDVYLPLSRLLNLYVQATAGLRGALNTFLGDAGNGHGEQRGTPFVIGVAGSVAVGKSTVARLLQALLARWPEHPRVERVTTDGFLLPMKELQARGLMSRKGFPESYDRRALTRFVADIKAGKDEVTAPVYSHLIYDIVPDERLTVRRPDILIVEGLNVLQPALPGKDGRTRVGLADYFDFSVYVDARAEDIETWYLNRFRKLRETAFQDPSSYFRKYTQVSEEEALDYARTMWRTVNKPNLLENVAPTRGRAALVLRKGPDHKVQRLSLRKL; via the coding sequence GTGATCACTTCGCCGCCACGGAGCGCCCACCGCCGGGCCGAGCATCCGTCGACCCCGTACGTCGACCTCACCCGCGCGGAGTGGAGCGCCCTGCGCGAAAAAACACCGCTGCCCCTCACCGCCGAGGAGGTCGAGCAGCTCCGCGGGCTCGGCGACGTCATCGACCTCGACGAGGTCCGCGACGTCTACCTGCCGCTCTCCCGGCTGCTGAACCTGTACGTCCAGGCCACCGCCGGGCTGCGCGGCGCCCTCAACACGTTCCTCGGTGACGCGGGGAACGGCCACGGCGAGCAGCGGGGCACGCCCTTCGTCATAGGGGTCGCCGGCTCCGTCGCGGTCGGCAAGTCGACCGTCGCCCGGCTCCTCCAGGCGCTGCTGGCCCGCTGGCCGGAGCACCCGAGGGTCGAGCGGGTGACCACCGACGGGTTCCTGTTGCCCATGAAGGAGCTCCAGGCCCGTGGGCTGATGTCACGCAAGGGCTTCCCCGAGTCGTACGACCGCCGGGCGCTGACCCGTTTCGTGGCCGACATCAAGGCCGGCAAGGACGAGGTCACCGCGCCCGTCTACTCGCACCTGATCTACGACATCGTCCCGGACGAGCGGCTGACCGTGCGCCGCCCGGACATCCTGATCGTGGAGGGGCTCAACGTCCTGCAGCCGGCGCTGCCCGGCAAGGACGGCCGGACCAGGGTCGGTCTCGCCGACTACTTCGACTTCAGCGTGTACGTCGACGCCCGTGCGGAGGACATCGAGACCTGGTACCTCAACCGGTTCCGCAAGCTGCGGGAGACGGCGTTCCAGGACCCTTCCTCGTACTTCAGGAAGTACACCCAGGTCTCCGAGGAGGAGGCGCTCGACTACGCCCGCACCATGTGGCGGACCGTCAACAAGCCGAACCTGCTGGAGAACGTGGCGCCCACCCGCGGGCGGGCCGCACTGGTGCTGCGCAAGGGCCCCGAC